GGGCTCGATGGACTCCGCGCGATCGCCGTCTGCCTGGTGCTGCTCTACCACCTGTTCCCCGGCGCCGGCCTGCCGAGCGGATTCGTCGGGGTGGACGTCTTCTTCGTGGTGAGCGGTTTCCTCATCACCTCGCTCCTGCTGCGCCCGACCCGCCACACTCTCCGCCATCGTCTGGTCGACTTCTGGCGCCGCCGCGCACGCCGACTTCTGCCCGCGCTCGCGCTGATGCTGACGGTGTGCGCGACCGCCGCCTGGCTGATCGGCGGCGACGTCCTCGTCGGCATCGGACGACAGCTGCTGGGGGCGGCGACCTTCAGCTACAACTGGGTCGCACTCGCGGGCGGTTCGGACTACTTCGCGGCGACCGAGCCCGAGCTGTTCCGCAACGTGTGGTCGCTGGCCGTGGAAGAGCAGTTCTACCTGCTCTGGCCGCTGCTGCTTCCCGTGCTGCTGCTGGTCCTTCGGGTGCGTTGGATGCTCGTGGCGTTCGCGCTGGCGGCCGCCACGGCATCCGCGTGGTGGATGTCGATTCTGGTGGGATCGGATGCCGTGACCCGCGCGTACTTCGGCACCGACTCGCACGCGTTCGGCGTGCTGCTCGGCATCGCGCTGGCCTTCGCCCTGCGGAATATGCCGGAGCGGGAATGGATGCGCTCCCGCACGGCGCGACTCGGCGGCATCGGAGTCGGGATGCTGGGACTCGGGCTGATCGTGACCGCGGCTGCGCAGCCGGATCCGGCGGTGGGCTCGGCGTTCCCCTGGACGCTGCTGCTGGCATCCGCAGGCACCCTGCTGGCGATCATCGCGGGCGTGCTGCCCGGCTCCTGGTTCGGGCGTGCGATCGACGTGCAGCCGCTGCGCTGGATCGGCGATCGCTCGTACGGCATCTATCTGTGGCATTGGCCCGTGCTCGTGCTCGTCACCGCCGCGAGCGGGCTGGGCGTCTCGGGCAGCGTCGGCGAGGTGCCGGTGTGGGCGGGGGCACTCGCCCTCGCGCTGTCGCTTGTCGCCGCGGCCGCGTCGTACCGGTTCGTCGAGACTCCCCTGCGCCGGTACGGGTTCCGCCGCTCGCTGAGAGCCGTGCGCGCCCGGCTCGCACGCGGTCCGCGGAGCCGACTGGCGATGCTGGGCGGCGTACTGGCGGGAGCGCTCGCACTCGGCGGCACGACCGCCGCGGTCGCGAGCGCGCCTCCGATGACGACGTCGGAGATGACCATCCGGGCGGGCCAGCGCGCCATGGATGCTGCCGACCGGCGCCCCAGGCCCGCACCGACGCCTGAGGCGATCACCGGCGATGACATCACCGCCGTCGGGGACTCGGTGATGCTGGCATCCGCCCCCGCCCTGTACGAGAAGCTGCCCGGCATCGCCGTGGACGCCGCCGTGTCGCGCTCGATCTGGGCCGGGCCCAAGATCATCGATGCGCTCGCCTCATCAGGGCACCTGCGCGATCACGTCGTGGTGGCCCTCGGCACCAACGGCTCGGTGGACGCCGGGGTGCTTCAGAAGATCGCCGACACCGTGGGAC
Above is a genomic segment from Microbacterium sp. W4I4 containing:
- a CDS encoding acyltransferase family protein; amino-acid sequence: MSPSSPHIPRYAGLDGLRAIAVCLVLLYHLFPGAGLPSGFVGVDVFFVVSGFLITSLLLRPTRHTLRHRLVDFWRRRARRLLPALALMLTVCATAAWLIGGDVLVGIGRQLLGAATFSYNWVALAGGSDYFAATEPELFRNVWSLAVEEQFYLLWPLLLPVLLLVLRVRWMLVAFALAAATASAWWMSILVGSDAVTRAYFGTDSHAFGVLLGIALAFALRNMPEREWMRSRTARLGGIGVGMLGLGLIVTAAAQPDPAVGSAFPWTLLLASAGTLLAIIAGVLPGSWFGRAIDVQPLRWIGDRSYGIYLWHWPVLVLVTAASGLGVSGSVGEVPVWAGALALALSLVAAAASYRFVETPLRRYGFRRSLRAVRARLARGPRSRLAMLGGVLAGALALGGTTAAVASAPPMTTSEMTIRAGQRAMDAADRRPRPAPTPEAITGDDITAVGDSVMLASAPALYEKLPGIAVDAAVSRSIWAGPKIIDALASSGHLRDHVVVALGTNGSVDAGVLQKIADTVGRDRDLVLVNAYAPRDWIPGVNSDLTAFADARSGVVVADWADAIAPHEDLLAGDRIHPGMAGGRIFADVVEQGIRASEIERAGRAAPPDRVPTAP